In Musa acuminata AAA Group cultivar baxijiao chromosome BXJ2-10, Cavendish_Baxijiao_AAA, whole genome shotgun sequence, a genomic segment contains:
- the LOC104000821 gene encoding ABC transporter C family member 10, whose protein sequence is MVALEDAWMAFCGDSDSADQDGGSFGFGELFYSSSCMNHMFVSFVDAILIIAFLLNFVCKVSSRSVDARPLFGLSSSLRITAAVFNSLLGLVYLGHGLWMLVGNLRTGMDGVHPAHQWLLVLSQGFCSVLVVLIVSVRRTRFGHTFIRIWSLAASFSTGFVCFSSVLVVLAEKKASFLICVDILSLPGAVLLLLCTFSGSNQADDYEAADGSLYEPFKGESNPSEENSDESVTPFAKAGFFSRMSFWWMNPLMKKGYQRPLEEKDIPQLGKVDRAETCYLLFLEQLNRQKERRQTSSPSILWAIVSCFQKEILMSGFFALLKILTLSAGPLLLNAFIKVSLGNEVFKHEGYVLAFGMFLAKCLESLSQRQWYFRTRRIGLQVRSLLSAAIYQKQLKLSNSAKLDHSSGEIMNYVTVDAYRIGEFPFWFHQTWTTSLQLCIALVILYHAVGLATISAMVVIVLTVLCNAPLAKLQHKFQTRLMEAQDIRLKAVSEALVNMKVLKLYAWETHFKKVIEGLRETECKWLSAFQLRRAYNSFLFWSSPVLVSAAAFSTCYFLHIPLNPSNVFTFVATLRLVQDPVRQIPDVIGVVIQAKVAFARILKFLDAPELQSNQLRNFSQANVEHPVAIEAGSFSWEENTMKPTLRGINLVVKAKEKVAICGEVGSGKSTLLAAILREIPKTEGMIQVSGKIAYVSQTAWIQTGSIQDNILFGSAMDQQKYQKTLEKCSLVKDIEMLPFGDLTEIGERGVNLSGGQKQRIQLARALYQDADIYLLDDPFSAVDAHTATSLFNEYVMGALAEKTVLLVTHQVDFLPVFDSILLMSDGEVRSAAPYNELLASSKAFEDLVSAHKDTVGPGRLEGVGSQRQSKTSAREINSSKKQEMVKPSGLDQLIKKEEKESGDTGLKPYKQYLGQNKGYLYASISALSHLIFVAGQISQNSWMAAKVQDPQVSMFLLIVVYLSIGFSTVLFLLSRSIFVVVLGIQSSKSLFSELMNSLFRAPMSFFDSTPIGRILSRVSSDLSLVDLDVPFSFIFSVSATLNAYSNLAVLAFVTWPVLFVSIPMVYLTIRLQRYYLVSAKELMRINGTTKSLVANHLAESISGATTIRAFEEEDRFFSKSLELIDKNASPFFHNFAASEWLIQRLETMSAAIVSSSALIMALLPPGTFSSGFVGMALSYGLSLNMSLVFSIQNQCTLANHIISVERLNQYMHVSSEAPEIVRGNRPPSDWPAIGRVELRDLKIRYRPEAPLVLRGISCTFEGGNKIGIVGRTGSGKTTLIGALFRLVEPAGGRITIDALDIATIGLHDLRSRLGIIPQDPTLFHGSVRYNLDPLGQYTDQQIWEVLDKCQLQEAVQEKQKGLDSLVVEDGSNWSMGQRQLFCLGRALLRRSRILVLDEATASIDNATDAILQKTIRTEFADCTVITVAHRIPTVMDCNMVLAISDGKLEEYDEPMKLMEREGSLFGSLVKEYWSHAANATIQLTDSH, encoded by the exons ATGGTTGCTCTTGAAG ATGCTTGGATGGCCTTCTGTGGTGATTCTGATTCTGCCGATCAAGATGGCGGTTCTTTCGGATTTGGCGAACTATTCTACTCTTCTTCATGCATGAACCACATGTTCGTCAGTTTTGTCGATGCGATCCTCATCATCGCGTTCCTGCTCAACTTTGTCTGCAAAGTCTCAAGCAGATCAGTCGACGCTCGACCGCTCTTCGGTCTGTCTTCTTCGTTACGAATAACCGCTGCTGTGTTCAACTCTTTGCTGGGGTTGGTCTATTTGGGCCACGGATTGTGGATGCTGGTCGGCAATCTAAGGACTGGCATGGATGGTGTGCACCCTGCACATCAGTGGCTACTTGTTTTGTCGCAGGGCTTTTGTTCGGTGCTCGTCGTTTTGATTGTTAGCGTCAGGCGCACACGATTTGGACACACATTCATTAGGATCTGGTCTCTCGCTGCTTCATTCTCCACTGGATTTGTATGCTTTTCTTCCGTTCTAGTGGTCCTCGCAGAGAAAAAAGCATCTTTTCTGATTTGTGTGGATATCTTATCCTTACCAGGAGCTGTTCTGCTGCTACTTTGCACCTTTAGTGGGTCTAACCAGGCAGATGATTACGAAGCAGCTGACGGATCTCTGTACGAACCTTTCAAAGGTGAATCCAACCCCAGCGAAGAAAATTCAGATGAATCTGTGACTCCTTTCGCAAAAGCTGGATTCTTTAGTAGGATGTCATTCTGGTGGATGAACCCTTTGATGAAGAAGGGGTATCAAAGGCCCCTGGAGGAAAAGGATATCCCTCAGCTTGGAAAGGTAGATCGAGCTGAGACTTGTTACTTGCTGTTTCTGGAGCAGCTAAATAGACAGAAGGAGAGGCGACAAACCAGTTCGCCCTCGATATTGTGGGCTATAGTTTCTTGCTTTCAGAAGGAGATCTTAATGTCTGGGTTTTTCGCATTGCTTAAGATACTGACACTATCGGCTGGTCCACTGCTTCTCAATGCCTTCATCAAGGTGTCATTAGGGAACGAGGTCTTCAAGCACGAAGGTTATGTGCTGGCCTTTGGAATGTTCTTGGCCAAATGTTTAGAGTCATTGTCCCAAAGACAGTGGTACTTTCGCACCAGAAGGATAGGACTGCAAGTGCGGTCTTTGTTATCAGCGGCTATTTATCAGAAGCAGTTGAAGCTGTCAAACTCGGCTAAATTGGATCATTCCTCCGGGGAGATAATGAACTATGTTACAGTGGATGCCTATAGGATTGGGGAGTTCCCATTTTGGTTTCATCAAACGTGGACTACAAGCCTCCAACTCTGCATTGCATTGGTAATTCTCTACCATGCAGTAGGCCTTGCAACGATTTCGGCGATGGTTGTGATTGTCCTCACCGTGCTTTGCAATGCTCCCCTGGCAAAGCTACAACATAAGTTTCAGACGAGGCTAATGGAAGCTCAGGATATCAGGCTGAAGGCTGTATCAGAAGCCTTGGTGAACATGAAGGTGTTGAAGCTGTATGCTTGGGAAACACACTTCAAGAAGGTGATCGAAGGCCTGAGGGAAACCGAATGCAAGTGGCTGTCGGCATTTCAGCTTCGGAGAGCATACAATAGCTTCCTCTTTTGGTCGTCCCCTGTACTCGTGTCAGCGGCTGCGTTTTCCACATGCTATTTTCTTCACATTCCTCTTAATCCTAGCAATGTCTTCACCTTTGTGGCGACGTTGCGTCTCGTCCAAGACCCAGTGAGACAAATACCTGATGTGATTGGTGTTGTGATTCAAGCTAAGGTTGCCTTTGCGCGAATACTCAAGTTTCTGGATGCACCTGAGCTACAAAGCAACCAACTAAGAAACTTTTCCCAGGCCAACGTCGAGCACCCAGTTGCGATCGAGGCTGGAAGCTTTTCTTGGGAGGAGAACACGATGAAGCCAACGCTTAGGGGTATTAACTTGGTGGTTAAGGCTAAGGAGAAGGTAGCAATTTGCGGTGAAGTTGGCTCAGGAAAGTCAACTCTCTTGGCTGCTATTTTGAGAGAGATCCCAAAGACAGAGGGAATG ATTCAAGTTTCAGGAAAAATTGCATATGTTTCTCAAACAGCATGGATACAAAcaggaagcatacaagacaacattcTGTTCGGATCAGCTATGGATCAGCAAAAATACCAGAAGACACTAGAAAAGTGCTCTCTGGTAAAGGATATCGAAATGCTGCCATTTGGAGATCTCACTGAAATAGGAGAAAGAGGTGTCAATCTCAGTGGTGGTCAGAAGCAGCGCATTCAACTTGCCCGTGCACTCTATCAAGATGCTGACATATACCTCTTGGATGATCCTTTTAGTGCTGTTGATGCCCACACAGCTACCAGTCTATTTAAT GAATATGTTATGGGTGCTCTGGCAGAGAAAACAGTTCTTCTGGTCACTCACCAAGTCGATTTCCTTCCAGTTTTTGACTCAATTTTG TTGATGTCGGACGGGGAAGTTCGTAGTGCTGCTCCTTACAACGAGCTATTGGCTTCTAGCAAAGCATTTGAAGACCTTGTTAGTGCACACAAGGACACGGTCGGTCCCGGAAGACTCGAAGGTGTTGGTTCGCAGAGACAAAGCAAGACATCTGCAAGAGAGATCAACAGTAGCAAGAAACAAGAAATGGTGAAACCATCAGGACTAGATCAACTGATaaagaaggaggagaaagaaagtgGTGATACGGGTCTTAAGCCTTACAAACAGTATCTGGGCCAGAACAAGGGGTACCTGTATGCCTCGATATCAGCTCTTTCTCATTTGATCTTTGTAGCTGGCCAGATCTCGCAGAATTCATGGATGGCTGCCAAGGTTCAAGATCCTCAAGTCAGCATGTTTCTACTAATCGTGGTGTACTTGTCAATTGGGTTCAGCACCGTCCTCTTCTTGCTAAGTAGATCCATTTTTGTAGTGGTTCTCGGTATCCAGTCTTCCAAGTCATTGTTCTCCGAGCTCATGAACTCGCTGTTCCGTGCTCCAATGTCATTTTTCGACTCCACGCCCATTGGAAGGATTCTAAGTCGG GTTTCATCCGACTTGAGTCTGGTTGATCTCGATGTTCCATTTAGCTTCATCTTCAGCGTCAGCGCTACACTGAATGCATATAGCAATCTTGCAGTACTCGCTTTTGTGACATGGCCAGTTTTATTTGTTTCCATACCGATGGTCTACCTCACCATTCGATTGCAG AGGTACTACTTGGTTTCTGCAAAGGAGTTGATGCGCATAAATGGAACCACAAAGTCTCTGGTGGCGAATCATCTGGCTGAGTCCATATCTGGAGCAACAACAATAAGGGCTTTTGAGGAGGAAGATCGATTCTTTTCCAAAAGTTTGGAGCTCATCGACAAAAATGCGAGTCCCTTCTTCCATAATTTTGCTGCCAGTGAGTGGTTGATTCAACGATTAGAGACTATGAGTGCTgccattgtttcttcatcggcacTCATCATGGCTTTGCTTCCTCCAGGAACTTTTAGCTCCG GTTTTGTTGGAATGGCACTGTCTTATGGTCTTTCTTTGAACATGTCGCTGGTCTTCTCAATCCAAAACCAGTGCACTCTAGCAAATCACATCATATCAGTAGAAAGGCTGAATCAATACATGCATGTCAGCAGTGAGGCCCCAGAAATCGTTCGAGGCAATCGGCCGCCATCCGATTGGCCCGCTATTGGTAGAGTAGAACTTCGTGATTTGAAG ATCAGATACAGGCCTGAGGCACCCCTTGTACTCCGCGGAATCAGCTGTACGTTCGAAGGGGGCAACAAGATTGGGATAGTTGGAAGGACGGGAAGTGGTAAGACAACTCTGATAGGTGCATTGTTTCGTCTCGTTGAGCCTGCAGGAGGAAGAATCACCATTGACGCTCTTGATATCGCCACGATTGGGCTACACGATCTGAGGTCACGTCTCGGAATCATCCCTCAGGATCCAACCCTCTTTCATGGTTCTGTCAGATACAATTTGGATCCTTTGGGACAGTATACGGATCAGCAGATCTGGGAG GTTCTCGACAAGTGCCAGCTACAGGAAGCTGTTCAAGAGAAACAGAAGGGCTTGGATTCACTAG TGGTTGAAGATGGATCGAATTGGAGCATGGGGCAAAGACAATTGTTTTGCCTGGGACGTGCACTTCTAAGGAGGAGTCGCATACTAGTGCTCGATGAAGCCACAGCATCCATCGACAATGCCACCGATGCCATTCTTCAGAAGACCATAAGAACCGAGTTTGCAGATTGCACAGTCATCACGGTTGCTCATCGCATCCCGACTGTGATGGACTGCAACATGGTGCTTGCTATCAGTGATG GAAAATTGGAGGAGTATGATGAACCCATGAAACTGATGGAAAGAGAGGGATCGCTCTTCGGGTCGCTCGTCAAGGAGTACTGGTCACATGCTGCAAATGCAACCATCCAACTCACGGACTCGCACTGA
- the LOC104000820 gene encoding uncharacterized protein At5g41620 isoform X1, which translates to MEGDKAAAAAAIDEGEGDGAGKEAPLGVKLRRAISANRRGGLCTPVPSWKLEEPGLSDPDKAQPHRRSVSARKLGAGLWEIQDVLTMSAAGRRGARIRRHRRDGKALEDSIGPSHILGHEDLLQSVGSLRRHVEASSIKHQHLNEGNSHNLQPVSPASYTSSYKIAPFNLAITHSSAIDLKDKFGDAGYGLRTSTELLKVLNHIWSLEEHNESNATLVKALKGELEHARARIQELMQEQHAYRGEMDHLMKQVTEDKIIRKEKEQQRIKAVVQSIRDELEDERRLRKRSESLHRKLGKELSEAKAAFMKAARELENVRKTNGLLEDLCDEFAKGIRDYEHEVRQLKQRPVKVCDHKVDRLVLHISEAWLDEREQMNIAEARGDIANKTMVADRLRSEIEAFIQASRSSVSNNGYLYENHEKREINLRRQSLESVHLNGAASAPQDADDDDDSVASDLHCFELNMGASNTVSIDQQQRNGHNVVEKFDSSRTKRSTFSVEERGSSEKSKNQISSSLHLKCREEKDETKSCGSQMQLSNRTQGKHPDSNPESEGRVADHIRINKPQVFSHFHALEVSQDMKMKWDNGRGLDHLIANSVNNVAENSECSKVDHNISHGDEHHSHSSSKDHFLVASEGIASGHFRNTSSNLNCIEQHKSPDVDISRSSSKLAEGGKENTLKARLLEARLEGQQARLKASDNEKKQVMPIRRYFGE; encoded by the exons ATGGAAGGGGAcaaagcagcagcagctgcagcaaTTGATGAGGGTGAAGGGGATGGCGCTGGAAAAGAGGCGCCTTTGGGCGTGAAGTTGAGGAGAGCCATCTCCGCGAACAGGAGGGGCGGCCTTTGCACTCCGGTGCCGTCCTGGAAGCTGGAGGAGCCCGGACTGTCCGACCCCGACAAGGCCCAGCCGCACCGGCGGTCGGTCTCCGCTCGCAAGCTTGGCGCTGGCCTCTGGGAGATTCAGGACGTCCTGACGATGTCCGCGGCCGGCCGGCGAGGCGCCAGGATCCGCCGCCACCGTCGGGATGGGAAGGCGCTCGAGGACAGTATCGGTCCGTCGCATATACTCGGGCACGAAGATTTG CTTCAGAGTGTAGGCAGTTTGAGGAGGCATGTTGAAGCTTCATCGATCAAGCATCAGCATTTGAATGAAGGGAACAGTCATAATTTGCAACCTGTTTCTCCTGCAAGTTATACGAGTTCATATAAG ATTGCTCCATTTAACCTAGCCATCACTCATAGCAGTGCTATTGATCTCAAGGATAAGTTTGGAGATGCAGGATATGGTTTGAGAACATCAACAGAACTCTTGAAAGTATTGAATCACATTTGGAGCCTTGAAGAACACAATGAGTCCAATGCGACATTGGTGAAAGCACTGAAGGGGGAGTTGGAACATGCAAGAGCACGAATTCAGGAGCTGATGCAAGAGCAGCATGCATATCGTGGTGAAATGGATCATTTAATGAAGCAAGTTACTGAGGATAAAATAATTAGGAAGGAGAAAGAGCAACAGCGGATCAAAGCTGTAGTGCAGTCAATAAGGGATGAGCTTGAAGATGAGAGACGGCTAAGAAAACGCTCTGAAAGTCTGCATAGAAAACTAGGTAAAGAATTGTCTGAAGCAAAAGCAGCATTTATGAAGGCTGCAAGAGAACTAGAAAATGTGAGAAAAACAAATGGCCTTCTGGAGGATCTCTGCGATGAGTTTGCTAAGGGAATCAGGGATTATGAACATGAAGTGAGGCAGTTGAAGCAAAGGCCTGTAAAAGTTTGCGATCACAAAGTTGACCGGTTGGTGCTTCATATTTCAGAGGCATGGCTGGATGAGAGGGAGCAGATGAATATCGCTGAAGCTCGAGGAGATATTGCTAATAAAACCATGGTCGCTGATAGATTACGAAGTGAAATTGAAGCCTTCATTCAAGCTAGTAGGTCATCTGTCTCTAATAATGGTTATCTGTATGAGAACCATGAAAAGAGAGAGATCAATTTGCGGCGGCAGTCACTTGAGTCTGTCCACTTAAATGGTGCTGCTAGTGCACCGCAagatgctgatgatgatgatgattctgtTGCAAGTGATTTGCACTGCTTTGAACTAAATATGGGTGCAAGTAACACTGTCAGCATTGATCAGCAACAGCGGAATGGTCATAATGTTGTAGAAAAGTTTGATTCTTCCAGAACCAAAAGGTCTACTTTCTCAGTCGAAGAGAGGGGATCTTCTGAAAAGAGCAAGAATCAGATTTCATCTAGCTTGCATTTGAAGTGCAGGGAAGAAAAGGATGAAACTAAGTCATGTGGAAGCCAAATGCAGCTGTCAAACAGAACACAAGGAAAGCATCCGGACAGCAATCCTGAATCTGAAGGAAGAGTAGCTGATCATATCAGAATTAATAAACCTCAAGTTTTTAGTCACTTCCATGCGCTTGAAGTTTCACAGGACATGAAAATGAAGTGGGATAATGGGCGTGGTCTAGACCACCTGATTGCTAATTCTGTGAACAATGTTGCAGAAAATTCCGAGTGTAGTAAAGTTGATCATAATATATCTCATGGAGACGAGCACCATAGTCATTCCTCGTCGAAGGATCATTTTCTTGTAGCAAGTGAGGGCATTGCTTCAGGACATTTCCGAAACACAAGTTCAAATCTAAATTGTATTGAGCAACACAAGTCTCCGGATGTTGATATATCTCGATCCTCGTCAAAATTAGCAGAAGGTGGCAAAGAGAATACATTGAAGGCGAGATTGCTTGAAGCAAGGTTAGAGGGACAGCAAGCTCGTCTGAAAGCATCAGACAATGAAAAGAAGCAAGTGATGCCGATACGCAGGTACTTTGGAGAGTGA
- the LOC104000820 gene encoding uncharacterized protein At5g41620 isoform X2 has translation MEGDKAAAAAAIDEGEGDGAGKEAPLGVKLRRAISANRRGGLCTPVPSWKLEEPGLSDPDKAQPHRRSVSARKLGAGLWEIQDVLTMSAAGRRGARIRRHRRDGKALEDSIGPSHILGHEDLSVGSLRRHVEASSIKHQHLNEGNSHNLQPVSPASYTSSYKIAPFNLAITHSSAIDLKDKFGDAGYGLRTSTELLKVLNHIWSLEEHNESNATLVKALKGELEHARARIQELMQEQHAYRGEMDHLMKQVTEDKIIRKEKEQQRIKAVVQSIRDELEDERRLRKRSESLHRKLGKELSEAKAAFMKAARELENVRKTNGLLEDLCDEFAKGIRDYEHEVRQLKQRPVKVCDHKVDRLVLHISEAWLDEREQMNIAEARGDIANKTMVADRLRSEIEAFIQASRSSVSNNGYLYENHEKREINLRRQSLESVHLNGAASAPQDADDDDDSVASDLHCFELNMGASNTVSIDQQQRNGHNVVEKFDSSRTKRSTFSVEERGSSEKSKNQISSSLHLKCREEKDETKSCGSQMQLSNRTQGKHPDSNPESEGRVADHIRINKPQVFSHFHALEVSQDMKMKWDNGRGLDHLIANSVNNVAENSECSKVDHNISHGDEHHSHSSSKDHFLVASEGIASGHFRNTSSNLNCIEQHKSPDVDISRSSSKLAEGGKENTLKARLLEARLEGQQARLKASDNEKKQVMPIRRYFGE, from the exons ATGGAAGGGGAcaaagcagcagcagctgcagcaaTTGATGAGGGTGAAGGGGATGGCGCTGGAAAAGAGGCGCCTTTGGGCGTGAAGTTGAGGAGAGCCATCTCCGCGAACAGGAGGGGCGGCCTTTGCACTCCGGTGCCGTCCTGGAAGCTGGAGGAGCCCGGACTGTCCGACCCCGACAAGGCCCAGCCGCACCGGCGGTCGGTCTCCGCTCGCAAGCTTGGCGCTGGCCTCTGGGAGATTCAGGACGTCCTGACGATGTCCGCGGCCGGCCGGCGAGGCGCCAGGATCCGCCGCCACCGTCGGGATGGGAAGGCGCTCGAGGACAGTATCGGTCCGTCGCATATACTCGGGCACGAAGATTTG AGTGTAGGCAGTTTGAGGAGGCATGTTGAAGCTTCATCGATCAAGCATCAGCATTTGAATGAAGGGAACAGTCATAATTTGCAACCTGTTTCTCCTGCAAGTTATACGAGTTCATATAAG ATTGCTCCATTTAACCTAGCCATCACTCATAGCAGTGCTATTGATCTCAAGGATAAGTTTGGAGATGCAGGATATGGTTTGAGAACATCAACAGAACTCTTGAAAGTATTGAATCACATTTGGAGCCTTGAAGAACACAATGAGTCCAATGCGACATTGGTGAAAGCACTGAAGGGGGAGTTGGAACATGCAAGAGCACGAATTCAGGAGCTGATGCAAGAGCAGCATGCATATCGTGGTGAAATGGATCATTTAATGAAGCAAGTTACTGAGGATAAAATAATTAGGAAGGAGAAAGAGCAACAGCGGATCAAAGCTGTAGTGCAGTCAATAAGGGATGAGCTTGAAGATGAGAGACGGCTAAGAAAACGCTCTGAAAGTCTGCATAGAAAACTAGGTAAAGAATTGTCTGAAGCAAAAGCAGCATTTATGAAGGCTGCAAGAGAACTAGAAAATGTGAGAAAAACAAATGGCCTTCTGGAGGATCTCTGCGATGAGTTTGCTAAGGGAATCAGGGATTATGAACATGAAGTGAGGCAGTTGAAGCAAAGGCCTGTAAAAGTTTGCGATCACAAAGTTGACCGGTTGGTGCTTCATATTTCAGAGGCATGGCTGGATGAGAGGGAGCAGATGAATATCGCTGAAGCTCGAGGAGATATTGCTAATAAAACCATGGTCGCTGATAGATTACGAAGTGAAATTGAAGCCTTCATTCAAGCTAGTAGGTCATCTGTCTCTAATAATGGTTATCTGTATGAGAACCATGAAAAGAGAGAGATCAATTTGCGGCGGCAGTCACTTGAGTCTGTCCACTTAAATGGTGCTGCTAGTGCACCGCAagatgctgatgatgatgatgattctgtTGCAAGTGATTTGCACTGCTTTGAACTAAATATGGGTGCAAGTAACACTGTCAGCATTGATCAGCAACAGCGGAATGGTCATAATGTTGTAGAAAAGTTTGATTCTTCCAGAACCAAAAGGTCTACTTTCTCAGTCGAAGAGAGGGGATCTTCTGAAAAGAGCAAGAATCAGATTTCATCTAGCTTGCATTTGAAGTGCAGGGAAGAAAAGGATGAAACTAAGTCATGTGGAAGCCAAATGCAGCTGTCAAACAGAACACAAGGAAAGCATCCGGACAGCAATCCTGAATCTGAAGGAAGAGTAGCTGATCATATCAGAATTAATAAACCTCAAGTTTTTAGTCACTTCCATGCGCTTGAAGTTTCACAGGACATGAAAATGAAGTGGGATAATGGGCGTGGTCTAGACCACCTGATTGCTAATTCTGTGAACAATGTTGCAGAAAATTCCGAGTGTAGTAAAGTTGATCATAATATATCTCATGGAGACGAGCACCATAGTCATTCCTCGTCGAAGGATCATTTTCTTGTAGCAAGTGAGGGCATTGCTTCAGGACATTTCCGAAACACAAGTTCAAATCTAAATTGTATTGAGCAACACAAGTCTCCGGATGTTGATATATCTCGATCCTCGTCAAAATTAGCAGAAGGTGGCAAAGAGAATACATTGAAGGCGAGATTGCTTGAAGCAAGGTTAGAGGGACAGCAAGCTCGTCTGAAAGCATCAGACAATGAAAAGAAGCAAGTGATGCCGATACGCAGGTACTTTGGAGAGTGA